A single Vicia villosa cultivar HV-30 ecotype Madison, WI unplaced genomic scaffold, Vvil1.0 ctg.000364F_1_1, whole genome shotgun sequence DNA region contains:
- the LOC131627432 gene encoding glutathione S-transferase T3-like, giving the protein MDPNHFHYQQAMFNFMQNYQNPNPQNSQIPPMPPFSTQVPPFSTQVGTEKEERVVVKKKSREQFARDEDILLIQSWLNVSKDPIVGVDQKAESFWVRVAANYNQYHGESREKLKGQLKCRWHRINGLVQKFVGCYKQAVNGKKSGTSENDVMAAANAFFAQDQGTTFNLEYAWRLLKDEPKWMGESIESSSKITKTYASEASSENPNTPSSYEFNSSSPMERPMGQKAAKRKGKAKEIPNETQDARNKRAMLMERLAQSKEDEIELKVVQLMMKDTSTMSDSQRDIHEKYCNKMKKNMECS; this is encoded by the coding sequence ATGGATCCTAATCATTTTCATTATCAACAAGCTATGTTCAATTTcatgcaaaattatcaaaatcctaatcctcaaaattctcaaattccACCGATGCCACCATTTTCTACTCAAGTTCCACCATTTTCTACTCAAGTTGGTACTGAAAAAGAAGAAAgggttgttgttaaaaaaaaatctcGAGAGCAATTTGCAAGGGATGAGGATATACTACTTATCCAATCATGGCTCAATGTTTCAAAGGATCCAATTGTGGGAGTTGATCAAAAGGCTGAGAGTTTTTGGGTAAGAGTCGCTGCCAATTATAACCAGTATCATGGGGAATCGCGGGAAAAGTTAAAGGGACAATTAAAATGTCGATGGCATCGAATAAATGGCTTGGTTCAAAAATTTGTTGGGTGTTACAAACAAGCTGTTAATGGAAAGAAAAGTGGGACATCGGAGAACGATGTCATGGCCGCTGCAAATGCATTTTTTGCTCAGGATCAAGGTACAACATTCAACCTTGAGTACGCATGGAGATTGttaaaagatgaacctaaatGGATGGGAGAATCGATTGAAAgttcttcaaaaataacaaagACTTATGCTAGTGAGGCATCATCGGAGAACCCAAATACACCTTCAAGTTATGAGTTTAACTCATCATCACCAATGGAGCGTCCAATGGGACAAAAAGCAGCAAAAAGGAAGGGTAAGGCAAAGGAAATTCCAAATGAAACGCAAGATGCAAGGAATAAAAGAGCAATGTTAATGGAAAGACTAGCGCAAAGTAAGGAGGACGAGATAGAATTAAAGGTAGTGCAACTAATGATGAAAGACACTTCTACTATGAGCGATAGTCAACGAGatattcatgaaaaatattgtaataagatgaaaaaaaatatGGAATGTAGTTAG
- the LOC131627433 gene encoding uncharacterized protein LOC131627433 — MDSDDSDNYDQEFWELVEEEFMDDSDEEQELQNELQSGSSSRPKKRTTIDRGREEGHNRLFNDYFSENPVYTDVQFRRRFRMHRHVFLRIVDALGNHDEYFQMRVDATGKMGLSPLQKCTSAIRMLAYGSAADIVDEYVRIGESTSIECLQRFVQGVNAVFGAEYLRKPNNTDVEHLLQMGESRGFPGSNNDINVLNQSNVFNDILEGHAPNVQYTINGTPYNMGYYLADGIYPEWATFVKTISMPQGEKKKLFAQHQESARKDVERAFGVLQSRFAIIRGPARAWHMDTLKHTIYACIILHNMIVEDERHTYGGNFDYSYDNVDDNNSTTETFSGPHPNLATRLQRRASIREKQIVNFKEI; from the exons ATGGATTCAGACGATTCAGATAATTACGATCAAGAATTTTGGGAGTTGGTTGAAGAAGAATTTATGGACGACAGTGATGAAGAACAAGAGCTTCAGAATGAACTTCAATCTGGAAGTTCCTCTAGGCCAAAGAAAAGAACAACGATAGATCGAGGTCGTGAAGAAGGGCATAATCGATTGTTCAATGACTACTTCTCGGAAAATCCAGTATACACAGATGTTCAATTCCGAAGAAGGTTCAGAATGCATAGGCATGTATTTCTTCGAATTGTAGATGCCCTTGGAAATCATGATGAATATTTCCAAATGAGGGTCGATGCAACTGGTAAAATGGGTCTTTCACCATTGCAGAAATGTACATCTGCTATTCGTATGTTGGCGTATGGGTCTGCTGCTGACATTGTAGACGAGTATGTTCGAATCGGTGAAAGCACTTCAATTGAGTGCTTACAAAGATTCGTTCAGGGCGTGAATGCTGTATTTGGGGCTGAGTATTTGAGAAAGCCTAACAACACTGATGTTGAACATCTTTTACAAATGGGAGAGTCACGTGGCTTTCCAG GTTCAAACAATGACATTAATGTGTTAAACCAATCTAATGTGTTTAACGATATTTTGGAAGGACATGCTCCCAATGTGCAATATACAATCAATGGGACACCATATAATATGGGGTATTATTTAGCAGATGGTATATATCCTGAGTGGGCTACATTTGTCAAAACCATTTCAATGCCACagggagaaaagaaaaagttatttGCTCAACATCAAGAATCAGCTAGAAAAGATGTGGAGCGGGCATTTGGAGTGCTTCAATCTCGATTTGCAATTATACGTGGCCCAGCACGTGCTTGGCACATGGACACCCTCAAGCATACCATATATGCATGCATCATATTGCACAACATGATTGTTGAAGACGAACGACATACATATGGAGGTAATTTTGATTACTCTTATGATAATGTGGATGACAACAACTCAACAACCGAAACATTTAGCGGTCCTCATCCGAATCTTGCAACAAGACTACAAAGAAGAGCAAGTATTCGAGAAAAACAAATCGTCAACTTCAAGGAAATTTAG